Proteins from a genomic interval of Quercus lobata isolate SW786 chromosome 11, ValleyOak3.0 Primary Assembly, whole genome shotgun sequence:
- the LOC115966882 gene encoding uncharacterized protein LOC115966882, with amino-acid sequence MEHRWFIRTRNPKQNPAYNHVANNYLNDGIQNTEVVELIVLGFTGKLLVWWNNCLTEASKEDIKHAVQKDEDENPIFDERIGRGIPDGVNTLIYTIMKHFIDKPSNITSRIYNQLSNLRCKNLGEYRWYEDVFTTRVMHRSDCNSPFWKEKFINGLPTLFGQKVKETLASPLGVIDYDSLTYGDISSTIQNEGMKMCRDLKIQSQANKSKAKYEIGNFCTQYDLPSIIPKRKSKHREEEPSEKSHRKKTASKHYRKKKFKTNDFYKKGKSKSTREFIPKTSGTCFKCGKKGHFQK; translated from the coding sequence ATGGAACATAGATGGTTTATCCGAACAAGAAATCCTAAACAAAATCCAGCATATAACCATGTAGCCAATAATTACCTAAATGATGGCATCCAGAATACCGAGGTTGTAGAGCTCATAGTTTTAGGATTCACTGGAAAGCTATTAGTCTGGTGGAATAACTGTTTAACAGAAGCTTCCAAGGAAGATATTAAACATGCTGTCCAAAAAGATGAGGATGAGAACCCTATCTTTGACGAACGTATAGGAAGAGGTATTCCCGATGGAGTcaataccctgatctatacgATCATGAAACACTTCATAGATAAACCCAGCAATATCACATCTAGGATTTACAACCAGTTGAGTAACCTTAGATGTAAGAACCTTGGAGAATACCGGTGGTATGAGGATGTATTCACCACCCGTGTCATGCATAGAAGCGATTGTaactctccattttggaaggagaagttCATTAATGGCTTACCCACATTGTTTGGACAGAAGGTCAAAGAAACTCTTGCTAGCCCCTTAGGTGTCATAGATTATGATAGCCTAACCTATGGAGACATCTCAAGCACAATCCAAAATGAAGGAATGAAGATGTGTAGAGATCTCAAAATCCAGAGTCAAGCCAACAAGAGCAAAGCCAAGTACGAAATAGGGAATTTCTGTACCCAATATGACTTACCTTCAATCATCCCCAAAAGGAAATCCAAACACAGAGAAGAAGAACCCTCTGAAAAATCCCATAGGAAGAAAACAGCCTCCAAACATTATAGAAAAAAGAAGTTCAAAACTAATGATTTCTATAAGAAAGGCAAATCCAAATCCACAAGAGAATTCATACCTAAAACATCAGGAACATGTTTTAAGTGTGGGAAGAAAGGTCATTTCCAGAAATAG
- the LOC115967366 gene encoding uncharacterized protein LOC115967366: MSDDPSKVSVKNADDAASKIEKLPKIRLVIPKRRNVGSCSGATNSKTTDVGTNSNTISLDKKDVNEIVTESRPREIGIDGDGDSCKKATGTSKNDALAIPTSTGVKKISMGPSLKDTSKEVLRGSKFKGDGLHEAHRDSQPCQVDNCNVEGGFFQVCGGHMWSFGVSVNGKPSTYCHSCHLFQNVEDFDEGMHSCKKATGTSKNDALAIPTSTGVKKISMGPSLKDTSKEDLRGSKFKGDGLHEAHRDSQPCQVDNCNVEGGFFLVCGGHMWSFGVSVNGKPSTYCHSCHLFQNVEDFDEGMHSCKKATGTSKNDALAIPTSTGLKKISMGPSLKDTSKEDLRGSKFKGDGCMMFQNISDFDPGSRICKGRAMVEKEDAPECYPGSTDEALHSSKLLKLTEEMHSSIADMGTQLVRLAEDTERMQQDIEQTQQLVLKGNKKLRQEVQTSNKRLREDMDRRYANLQKSIR, from the exons ATGTCAGATGATCCATCCAAGGTGTCGGTGAAGAATGCAGATGACGCTGCCTCCAAGATTGAGAAACTTCCAAAAATCAGACTTGTTATTCCCAAAAGAAGAAACGTTGGAAGTTGCAGCGGTGCAACTAATTCCAAGACAACTGACGTTGGGACGAACTCCAACACAATCTCCTTGGATAAGAAGGATGTCAACGAAATTGTCACCGAGTCGCGCCCGCGTGAAATAGGCATCGATGGTGATGGTGATAGTTGCAAGAAGGCAACGGGAACATCAAAAAATGATGCACTGGCTATTCCGACGAGCACTGGAGTAAAGAAAATCTCCATGGGTCCAAGTTTGAAGGACACATCTAAAGAAGTTCTCCGTGGGTCCAAGTTCAAGGGCGATGGACTTCATGAGGCTCACAGAGATTCTCAGCCTTGCCAGGTGGATAACTGCAATGTAGAGGGCGGATTTTTTCAAGTGTGTGGAGGCCACATGTGGTCTTTCGGTGTATCTGTGAATGGCAAACCAAGCACATATTGCCATTCATGTCACCT GTTTCAGAACGTCGAGGACTTCGACGAAGGGATGCATAGTTGCAAGAAGGCAACGGGAACATCAAAAAATGATGCACTGGCTATTCCGACGAGCACTGGAGTAAAGAAAATCTCCATGGGTCCAAGTTTGAAGGACACATCTAAAGAAGATCTCCGTGGGTCCAAGTTCAAGGGCGATGGACTTCATGAGGCTCACAGAGATTCTCAGCCTTGCCAGGTGGATAACTGCAATGTAGAGGGTGGATTTTTTCTAGTGTGTGGAGGCCACATGTGGTCTTTCGGTGTATCTGTGAATGGCAAACCAAGCACATATTGCCATTCATGTCACCT GTTTCAGAACGTCGAGGACTTCGACGAAGGGATGCATAGTTGCAAGAAGGCAACGGGAACATCAAAAAATGATGCACTGGCTATTCCGACAAGCACTGGACTAAAGAAAATCTCCATGGGTCCAAGTTTGAAGGACACATCTAAAGAAGATCTCCGTGGGTCCAAGTTCAAGGGCGATGGCTGTATGAT GTTTCAGAATATTTCGGACTTTGATCCAGGGAGTCGGATTTGCAAGGGCCGGGCTATGGTAGAGAAGGAAGATGCACCAGAATGTTATCCGGGCAGTACGGACGAGGCTCTACATTCATCTAAGCTACTGAAGCTCACAGAGGAAATGCACAGCAGCATTGCTGACATGGGGACACAACTGGTCCGTTTGGCTGAAGATACTGAAAGAATGCAGCAAGATATTGAACAAACGCAGCAACTAGTGCTCAAAGGTAATAAAAAATTGCGTCAAGAAGTACAAACAAGCAACAAGCGGCTGCGAGAAGATATGGATAGAAGATACGCTAACTTGCAAAAGAGCATCcgatga